A single region of the Rattus rattus isolate New Zealand chromosome 8, Rrattus_CSIRO_v1, whole genome shotgun sequence genome encodes:
- the Pygo1 gene encoding pygopus homolog 1 — protein MSAEQDKEPIALKRVRGGDSGLDGLGGPNIQLGSPDKKKRKASTQGASFPPLSEYAPPPNPNADHLVAANPFDDSYNTISYKPLPSSNPYLSPGYPGFGGYSTFRMPPHVPPRMSSPYCGPYALRNQPHPFPQNPLGMGFNRPHAFNFGPHDNSNFGNPPYNNVLTQDINMPGQHFRQGSAENFSQIPPQNVGQVSNPDLASNFAPGNNSNFNSPLESNHSFIPPPNSFGQAKAPLPKQDFTQGAAKTTNQNSSTHPPHLNMEDPVNQSNVELKNVNRNNVVQENSRSGSAEPTNNHANGTQNKPRQPRGAADLCTTDKSRKFSLHPSRHGHSSSDPVYPCGICTNEVNDDQDAILCEASCQKWFHRICTGMTETAYGLLTAEASAVWGCDTCMADKDVQLMRTREAFGPPAVGSDA, from the exons GTGGTGACAGTGGACTGGATGGGTTAGGAGGGCCCAATATACAACTTGGAAGCCCAGATAAGAAAAAACGCAAGGCCAGCACACAG GGAGCTTCCTTTCCTCCGTTGTCTGAGTACGCACCACCGCCAAATCCAAACGCTGACCACCTCGTGGCTGCCAATCCCTTCGATGACAGCTACAACACGATTTCCTATAAGCCACTGCCTTCATCCAACCCTTATCTtagccctgggtatcctggaTTTGGAGGCTACAGCACGTTCAGAATGCCACCCCACGTCCCTCCAAGAATGTCTTCTCCCTACTGTGGTCCCTACGCACTCAGGAATCAGCCACACCCATTTCCTCAGAATCctctgggcatgggctttaaccGGCCTCATGCTTTTAACTTTGGGCCACATGATAACTCGAATTTTGGAAACCCACCTTATAATAACGTACTGACACAGGACATTAACATGCCCGGTCAGCATTTTAGACAAGGCTCTGCTGAAAACTTTAGTCAGATTCCCCCGCAGAATGTTGGCCAAGTATCTAACCCTGACCTGGCATCTAATTTTGCCCCTGgaaataattcaaattttaacTCTCCGTTAGAATCGAATCATTCGTTTATTCCACCCCCAAATTCGTTTGGTCAAGCAAAAGCTCCACTCCCCAAACAAGACTTTACGCAAGGGGCAGCCAAAACCACGAATCAGAATTCTTCCACTCACCCACCTCATTTAAATATGGAGGATCCAGTCAATCAGAGTAACGTCGAGTTAAAAAATGTCAACAGAAACAACGTCGTCCAAGAGAACAGCCGTTCAGGCAGCGCGGAGCCCACCAACAACCACGCGAATGGGACCCAGAACAAGCCCCGGCAGCCCAGGGGCGCGGCTGACCTGTGCACCACTGACAAAAGCCGAAAGTTCTCCCTGCACCCCAGCCGGCACGGCCATTCATCTTCTGACCCCGTGTACCCCTGTGGGATTTGTACAAATGAAGTGAACGACGATCAGGACGCCATTCTGTGTGAGGCCTCTTGTCAGAAGTGGTTTCATCGCATCTGCACCGGAATGACCGAAACAGCCTATGGGCTGTTGACAGCTGAAGCATCCGCAGTGTGGGGTTGTGACACGTGCATGGCTGACAAGGATGTCCAGCTAATGCGCActagagaggcctttggtccacCTGCCGTGGGCAGCGATGCCTGA
- the Dnaaf4 gene encoding dynein assembly factor 4, axonemal isoform X3, with product MPVRVSEFSWQQTPAALFLSLPLRGVCVRDADVFCGESYLKVNFPPFLFEVFLYAPIDDGKSKAKIGNDTILFTLYKKEPVLWESLSMPGVDKEIMQRIREKSILQAQEKAKEATEAKAAAKREDQRYALGEMMKIEEEERKKIEDMKENERKKATRELEAWKECQKKADGQRRVHRKEKPLQGKQAEERRALKPQNLPRKAPPTRLPTRGRNWENIFSEKLKEDRVPAPRSAGSIQISFTPRVFPTALRESQVAEEEEWLHKQAEARRAMSTDLPEFSDLKEEEKNPDWLKDKGNKLFATENYLAAIDAYNLAIRLNRKIPVLYLNRAACHLKLKNLHKAIEDSSKACKIMKLHLRSTQPTQLYRMMPRRFGI from the exons ATGCCAGTGCGAGTGAGCGAGTTCAGCTGGCAGCAGACACCGGCCGCACTCTTCCTGTCGCTGCCTCTACGCGGCGTCTGCGTGCGCGATGCTGATGTGTTCTGTGGGGAAAGTTACCTGAAG GTTaactttcctccatttttatttgagGTGTTTCTCTATGCTCCCATAGATGATGGGAAGAGCAAAGCCAAGATTGGAAATGACACGATTCTCTTCACATTGTATAAAAAGGAGCCAGTTCTGTGGGAGAGCCTTTCTATGCCAGGCG TTGATAAAGAGAtaatgcagagaataagagaaaaatcTATCTTGCAAGCACAGGAGAAAGCAAAAGAGGCTACAGAAGCGAAAGCTGCTGCCAAGCGAGAAGATCAGAGATACGCCCTAGGCGAGATGATGAAG attgaagaggaagagaggaaaaaaatagaagatatgaaagaaaatgaacgGAAAAAAGCAACCAGAGAATTAGAAGCGTGGAAAGAATGCCAAAAGAAAGCTGACGGACAAAGACGAGTCCACAGGAAGGAGAAACCGCTACAGGGAAAGCAAGCTGAAGAGAGGCGAGCACTAAAACCTCAGAATTTGCCCCGGAAGGCCCCGCCCACTCGCCTCCCCACAAGAG GGAGGAATTGGGAAAACATATTCTCTGAGAAGTTAAAGGAAGACAGGGTCCCTGCACCTCGCTCTGCTGGCAGCATTCAGATCAGCTTTACCCCTCGAGTGTTCCCAACCGCTCTACGAGAATCCCAAgttgcagaagaggaagag TGGCTGCATAAACAAGCAGAGGCCCGGAGAGCCATGAGCACTGATCTTCCAGAATTTTCTGActtaaaagaagaagagaagaatccAGACTGGTTGAAAGACAAGGGAAA CAAATTGTTTGCAACAGAAAACTACTTGGCAGCGATTGACGCCTATAATTTAGCCATACGATTGAACCGTAAGATCCCAGTACTGTATTTGAATCGGGCTGCTTGCCACCTCAAGTTAAAAAACTTACACAAGGCCATTGAGGACTCTTCTAAG
- the Dnaaf4 gene encoding dynein assembly factor 4, axonemal isoform X1, which translates to MPVRVSEFSWQQTPAALFLSLPLRGVCVRDADVFCGESYLKVNFPPFLFEVFLYAPIDDGKSKAKIGNDTILFTLYKKEPVLWESLSMPGVDKEIMQRIREKSILQAQEKAKEATEAKAAAKREDQRYALGEMMKIEEEERKKIEDMKENERKKATRELEAWKECQKKADGQRRVHRKEKPLQGKQAEERRALKPQNLPRKAPPTRLPTRGRNWENIFSEKLKEDRVPAPRSAGSIQISFTPRVFPTALRESQVAEEEEWLHKQAEARRAMSTDLPEFSDLKEEEKNPDWLKDKGNKLFATENYLAAIDAYNLAIRLNRKIPVLYLNRAACHLKLKNLHKAIEDSSKALELLTPPVADNANARMKAHVRRGTAFCQLELYVEGLQDYEAALKIDPANTVVQNDAEKIRNIIQGTTLKSHD; encoded by the exons ATGCCAGTGCGAGTGAGCGAGTTCAGCTGGCAGCAGACACCGGCCGCACTCTTCCTGTCGCTGCCTCTACGCGGCGTCTGCGTGCGCGATGCTGATGTGTTCTGTGGGGAAAGTTACCTGAAG GTTaactttcctccatttttatttgagGTGTTTCTCTATGCTCCCATAGATGATGGGAAGAGCAAAGCCAAGATTGGAAATGACACGATTCTCTTCACATTGTATAAAAAGGAGCCAGTTCTGTGGGAGAGCCTTTCTATGCCAGGCG TTGATAAAGAGAtaatgcagagaataagagaaaaatcTATCTTGCAAGCACAGGAGAAAGCAAAAGAGGCTACAGAAGCGAAAGCTGCTGCCAAGCGAGAAGATCAGAGATACGCCCTAGGCGAGATGATGAAG attgaagaggaagagaggaaaaaaatagaagatatgaaagaaaatgaacgGAAAAAAGCAACCAGAGAATTAGAAGCGTGGAAAGAATGCCAAAAGAAAGCTGACGGACAAAGACGAGTCCACAGGAAGGAGAAACCGCTACAGGGAAAGCAAGCTGAAGAGAGGCGAGCACTAAAACCTCAGAATTTGCCCCGGAAGGCCCCGCCCACTCGCCTCCCCACAAGAG GGAGGAATTGGGAAAACATATTCTCTGAGAAGTTAAAGGAAGACAGGGTCCCTGCACCTCGCTCTGCTGGCAGCATTCAGATCAGCTTTACCCCTCGAGTGTTCCCAACCGCTCTACGAGAATCCCAAgttgcagaagaggaagag TGGCTGCATAAACAAGCAGAGGCCCGGAGAGCCATGAGCACTGATCTTCCAGAATTTTCTGActtaaaagaagaagagaagaatccAGACTGGTTGAAAGACAAGGGAAA CAAATTGTTTGCAACAGAAAACTACTTGGCAGCGATTGACGCCTATAATTTAGCCATACGATTGAACCGTAAGATCCCAGTACTGTATTTGAATCGGGCTGCTTGCCACCTCAAGTTAAAAAACTTACACAAGGCCATTGAGGACTCTTCTAAG GCACTAGAATTATTGACACCACCTGTTGCCGACAATGCCAATGCAAGAATGAAGGCACATGTCCGACGAGGGACAGCATTCTGCCAACTAGAGTTGTATGTTGAAG